A genome region from Tolypothrix sp. PCC 7712 includes the following:
- the queA gene encoding tRNA preQ1(34) S-adenosylmethionine ribosyltransferase-isomerase QueA, translating to MEQQLTPAALTPNSNNDVVNTELDRSLSAYDYELPPELIAQNPAIPRDSSRLLVVNSRSIHHIFRDLPHLLKAGDLLVMNNTSVIPARLYGRKATGAEIEVLLLEERQYNCWLALVKPGKRFKVGSKIIFEPRGALKQGSKGAGGDEEVNSSLSLTATVLETDPATGGRLLQFDVPGEVPLVQILEVFGEVPLPPYITASEATDEQYQTVYAQHPGAIAAPTAGLHFTPELLENLRDRGINQAFITLHVGVGTFRPVEVEDVTTHQMHEEWIEVPAATVEQIRATKAAGGRVIAVGTTAVRSLEGAAQSGELQPFCGKTNLFIYPGYQWRVVDGLITNFHLPRSSLLMLVSALIGRERLLNLYQEAIAARYRFYSFGDAMLILP from the coding sequence ATGGAGCAACAATTAACACCAGCAGCTTTGACCCCAAACTCAAATAATGATGTAGTAAATACGGAATTAGACCGTTCATTATCTGCGTATGATTACGAACTACCACCAGAACTTATCGCCCAGAATCCTGCCATTCCCAGAGATAGCTCGCGGCTACTGGTAGTTAATTCCCGAAGTATACATCATATATTTCGCGACCTGCCACATTTATTAAAAGCAGGTGATTTGTTAGTGATGAATAATACTAGTGTGATTCCAGCACGACTGTATGGACGGAAGGCTACTGGTGCGGAAATTGAGGTGTTATTGTTGGAAGAACGCCAGTATAACTGTTGGTTAGCCTTAGTCAAGCCAGGTAAGCGCTTCAAAGTAGGCTCAAAAATCATTTTTGAACCAAGGGGAGCTTTGAAGCAAGGAAGCAAGGGAGCAGGGGGAGATGAGGAAGTGAATTCCTCTTTATCTCTCACAGCTACAGTTTTAGAAACCGATCCCGCAACTGGGGGACGGCTATTGCAATTTGATGTGCCAGGGGAAGTGCCTTTGGTGCAAATATTAGAAGTATTTGGAGAAGTTCCTTTACCACCCTACATCACAGCCTCCGAAGCGACTGACGAACAGTATCAAACTGTGTATGCCCAACATCCAGGCGCGATCGCAGCGCCAACAGCAGGACTACACTTTACCCCCGAATTACTAGAAAATTTGCGCGATCGCGGCATTAATCAAGCTTTCATCACATTACATGTGGGTGTAGGTACATTTCGCCCTGTAGAAGTAGAAGATGTCACCACCCACCAGATGCATGAAGAATGGATAGAAGTGCCCGCCGCTACAGTAGAGCAAATTCGCGCCACAAAAGCAGCAGGCGGTAGAGTAATTGCGGTAGGTACAACAGCAGTCAGATCCTTAGAAGGAGCGGCTCAATCTGGAGAATTACAACCATTCTGTGGCAAAACAAATCTTTTTATCTATCCCGGCTACCAATGGCGGGTAGTAGATGGTCTAATTACTAATTTTCACCTGCCACGCTCCAGTTTATTAATGCTAGTGAGTGCTTTAATTGGTAGAGAAAGATTGCTCAATCTCTACCAAGAAGCGATCGCTGCTCGATATCGTTTCTATTCCTTCGGTGATGCCATGTTAATTTTGCCATAA
- a CDS encoding tetratricopeptide repeat protein, whose product MSEKYQLRQWFRSFSQLALHRSAYRQLLSTSVAMLVLAVPTLTNLPGSKVLAQNVVSQNLEAASFFQQGVMRYHRQDWQGAEYAFREALRLDSKIGMARNYLGTIFLQQNRLDVAVQEFAEAIKINPNSSQAYYNLGLALQRQGQREAAITAYRQSLLIDPTIAAAEYNLGVVLYEQGQIPEAIAAYQQAINLDTHNSNAYFNLAIAQQQQGQIQEAIATYKQLIEQDPDHAVAYSNLGSLMALQGQTSEAIAVYQQAIQHNPKNASAYYNLGVALYNQGNFKTANSAFKRAHHEYNAQGNIAQAEKMQTLMQQMAQILAPKPPQVAQTETPAAPAAAINLFPDNNLQQTNQPEVPQENSQENPQEIQGEPGYVPILVPPQPTSMNSH is encoded by the coding sequence ATGTCAGAGAAATATCAACTTCGCCAGTGGTTTCGTAGTTTTTCTCAGTTAGCGCTGCACCGAAGTGCTTATCGGCAGCTGCTCTCAACTTCTGTTGCAATGTTGGTATTGGCTGTACCAACATTGACTAATTTACCAGGAAGCAAGGTTTTAGCCCAGAATGTCGTCAGCCAGAATCTAGAAGCCGCCAGTTTCTTTCAGCAGGGAGTGATGCGTTATCACCGTCAAGACTGGCAAGGTGCCGAATATGCCTTCAGAGAAGCATTGCGCCTAGATTCTAAAATAGGAATGGCTAGGAATTACCTAGGCACCATTTTCCTACAACAAAACCGCTTGGATGTAGCTGTACAAGAGTTTGCAGAGGCAATTAAGATTAATCCTAATTCCAGCCAAGCTTACTACAACTTAGGTCTAGCCTTGCAACGTCAAGGTCAAAGAGAAGCTGCAATTACTGCTTATCGTCAAAGCCTGTTGATAGATCCGACAATCGCAGCAGCAGAATATAATTTAGGCGTAGTATTGTACGAACAAGGGCAAATACCAGAAGCGATCGCAGCTTATCAGCAAGCAATTAATCTGGATACTCACAATAGTAATGCTTACTTTAATTTAGCGATCGCCCAACAACAGCAAGGTCAAATTCAAGAAGCGATCGCTACATACAAACAACTCATAGAACAAGATCCAGACCATGCCGTAGCTTACAGTAACTTGGGTAGCCTGATGGCATTGCAAGGGCAAACGTCAGAGGCGATCGCTGTTTACCAGCAAGCTATTCAACATAATCCTAAAAACGCCTCAGCTTACTATAATTTGGGTGTAGCTTTATACAATCAAGGTAATTTTAAAACTGCTAATAGTGCCTTTAAACGCGCCCACCATGAGTACAATGCTCAAGGGAACATCGCGCAAGCTGAGAAAATGCAAACGTTAATGCAACAAATGGCTCAAATATTAGCGCCTAAACCACCTCAAGTTGCTCAGACAGAGACTCCTGCTGCGCCAGCCGCCGCCATTAATCTATTTCCAGACAATAATTTACAACAAACAAATCAACCTGAAGTTCCTCAAGAAAATTCTCAAGAAAATCCTCAAGAAATTCAAGGTGAACCTGGCTATGTACCAATTTTGGTGCCACCACAACCAACATCAATGAATTCTCATTAA
- a CDS encoding beta strand repeat-containing protein gives MSTSFLRASTRLFLTTAIICGSFLPLLKTVLADSTPPGTTIDNSATGSFEGETSGTTNTVTSNTVSVTVLEVAGITINSSSVPTEAPSNVTNAGTYQGIAGINTGDVVYFDFTITNTGNDPTQFFIPGTATIAGGTLEGIQIIAVDPDGTGAASQATVAVNVPSTGDNTINLLGTTNGYIPVNGTVKVRVAVKVTETVVNNSITVTLGNTPVPPNPSSQNQPYTANGNLDVYTVDLPNGTTIPSSYASIPTVSQVAEASGNPANGDSTNHRQEASANQSIALAATPNTSGYKSVQLTTDNDSTNSVTSGDKLTWRVTYANTGSVDISNFQITDALPAGVTLSTALAAANITVNATQATAPSANTSYNGTGNNNLFAAGVTFKAGGVITIDIPVNVNAALPNGTILSNQPTGNGSNLPTVGVKTDNIDNTTTGLPTGVTPLTNSILQTQNSSIDPTTVIVGTPTVVGYKSVKLTTDQGATGLDPGDTVTWTVIYKNTGTVDVPNFQITDTLPSGVTKSGTPTVVTASGGGQTSPTINSSYDGVSNTNLFTSGITLKAGGTIVVNIPVTINSGVSGTKSNQATGKGNNLTTAGINTDNVDSDTGITEVPAASIKQTQTGTIDPTVINIPATTPTPNLSGYKSVKLTNDLDSSSSITTGDTVTWTVTYINTGTVDVSNFQITDILPSGLTKSGSINITTNNTQGTAPTANSSYDGTGNNGLLQTPITFKAGGIITVTIPVTINAGASGTKSNQATANGGNISATNTDNVDSTTTGLPTGVTIPSGSVTQTQNPSIDPTTFTIIAPQVSGSKSVKLTTDADTSNSVTPGDTVTWTIIYKNSGTASASNFQIADALPTGVTKTGTPTVSVSGVGQTTPTVDTNYNGNGNNNLFSTTVPLVAGGVIAVKIPVTVNANQVGDKVNQAVGTGTGITAVNTDNVDSTSTLPSDVSAQIETGSIAQTQLASVDATKISIPEVQGFKSVKLTNDVDTNNVVTANDELTWTIVYKNTSNVPISNFQITDFLDTNVTRTGANPISVNVKIAGVSQTAPTINSAYTGSNPNANLIDASTPYTLPANAVITINVPVKIISATPANTVLSNQSIATASNLPSIGIKTDNVDSNPSTTLPADVTIPSDSIDQTENGGTIDPTTVTTVVPPVSGVPNLLLVKRITAINGLNITGFVDDTTSSQASDDDNANWPTPKNTYLPGAINLSNIKPGDQLEYTIYYLSTGTQDATNVTICDLIPSNTTFLGTAFNGLTADTGGLPQADMGIAFANSNTSLPTVPTVYMTNVADGDRGFFYAPGTTPPSICKKPVSFTTMTAADNTNGLVMVNVVTSPTTLPKATGSGSPTNSYGYIRFKVKVN, from the coding sequence ATGTCAACCTCCTTTCTTCGAGCATCGACTCGCTTATTTTTAACCACTGCCATAATTTGTGGCAGTTTCTTACCTTTACTCAAAACGGTTTTGGCTGATTCGACTCCTCCGGGGACTACTATCGACAATAGCGCCACGGGCAGTTTTGAAGGAGAGACATCAGGCACTACTAATACCGTGACTTCTAACACTGTCAGCGTCACTGTTTTAGAAGTGGCAGGAATTACGATTAATTCAAGTAGTGTGCCAACAGAAGCCCCTAGTAATGTGACTAATGCGGGCACATATCAAGGAATTGCGGGAATTAATACAGGTGATGTGGTCTATTTTGACTTCACCATTACTAATACTGGTAATGATCCGACGCAATTTTTTATTCCTGGTACAGCAACAATTGCAGGTGGGACATTAGAAGGTATTCAGATTATTGCTGTTGATCCTGATGGTACAGGTGCGGCTTCACAGGCAACAGTTGCCGTCAATGTTCCCAGTACCGGGGATAATACAATCAATTTGTTAGGTACGACTAATGGTTATATCCCTGTAAATGGCACAGTCAAAGTGCGAGTAGCTGTCAAAGTTACAGAAACAGTGGTGAATAATTCTATTACTGTAACTTTAGGAAATACACCTGTTCCTCCCAATCCCAGCAGCCAAAACCAACCTTATACAGCCAATGGCAATCTTGATGTTTATACAGTAGATTTGCCCAATGGGACAACGATTCCTAGTAGCTATGCCAGCATTCCTACAGTTAGTCAAGTTGCAGAAGCTAGCGGTAATCCTGCTAATGGCGATTCTACCAATCATCGCCAAGAAGCAAGCGCAAATCAATCTATTGCATTAGCAGCTACACCAAATACTTCTGGTTATAAATCAGTACAATTAACCACCGACAATGATAGTACCAATAGCGTTACTTCTGGTGACAAACTTACCTGGAGAGTTACCTATGCTAATACTGGTTCGGTAGATATTAGCAACTTCCAAATTACAGATGCTTTACCAGCAGGAGTAACACTATCCACAGCATTAGCTGCTGCGAATATTACTGTCAATGCTACACAAGCAACAGCACCATCTGCTAATACTAGTTATAACGGTACAGGTAATAATAATCTCTTTGCTGCTGGCGTAACATTCAAAGCAGGTGGAGTGATTACAATTGATATTCCTGTGAATGTGAATGCAGCATTACCTAATGGCACAATTCTCAGCAATCAACCTACTGGTAATGGCTCAAATTTACCGACAGTGGGCGTAAAAACAGACAATATTGACAATACTACGACAGGGTTACCTACAGGAGTTACGCCGTTAACTAACAGTATTCTGCAAACTCAAAATTCTAGTATTGATCCCACAACTGTAATTGTGGGAACTCCTACTGTAGTTGGTTATAAATCAGTTAAATTAACAACCGATCAAGGTGCAACAGGTCTTGACCCTGGAGACACTGTAACATGGACAGTAATTTATAAAAATACCGGAACAGTTGATGTTCCTAATTTTCAAATTACTGATACATTACCATCAGGGGTAACTAAATCAGGAACACCTACTGTTGTAACTGCAAGTGGTGGGGGGCAAACTTCTCCGACAATTAATAGTAGTTATGACGGTGTTAGTAATACTAACCTCTTTACTTCTGGAATTACATTAAAAGCAGGAGGAACAATAGTTGTTAATATTCCTGTAACGATTAATAGCGGAGTATCAGGTACAAAATCCAACCAAGCTACAGGCAAAGGTAATAACTTAACAACCGCAGGCATCAATACAGATAACGTTGATAGCGACACAGGAATAACAGAAGTTCCTGCAGCTAGTATTAAGCAAACTCAAACAGGAACAATTGACCCCACTGTTATTAATATTCCTGCTACTACACCAACGCCAAATTTATCAGGTTATAAATCTGTAAAACTGACAAATGATTTAGATAGTAGTAGTAGCATTACTACAGGAGATACAGTTACATGGACGGTTACTTACATCAATACAGGTACAGTTGATGTAAGTAACTTCCAAATTACTGATATATTGCCATCAGGATTAACAAAATCAGGCAGCATTAATATTACGACTAATAATACTCAAGGTACAGCACCAACTGCCAATAGTAGTTATGATGGCACTGGCAATAATGGTCTTTTACAAACCCCAATTACTTTCAAAGCTGGGGGTATTATTACAGTTACAATTCCTGTAACTATTAACGCTGGAGCATCTGGTACAAAATCGAATCAAGCAACAGCTAATGGTGGGAATATCTCAGCCACCAATACAGATAATGTTGATAGCACTACTACCGGATTACCTACAGGTGTAACCATACCTAGTGGTAGCGTTACGCAAACACAAAATCCTAGCATTGATCCAACTACATTTACAATTATTGCGCCTCAAGTATCAGGTTCCAAATCTGTGAAATTAACCACAGATGCAGATACAAGTAATAGTGTTACGCCTGGAGATACAGTCACATGGACAATTATTTATAAAAACTCGGGAACAGCGAGTGCTTCCAATTTTCAAATAGCAGATGCTTTACCAACTGGAGTTACAAAAACCGGAACACCAACTGTCAGCGTCAGTGGTGTAGGGCAAACAACGCCCACCGTTGATACTAACTACAATGGTAACGGCAATAATAATCTTTTCAGTACTACAGTGCCTTTAGTCGCTGGGGGTGTAATAGCTGTTAAAATTCCTGTGACAGTTAATGCTAATCAAGTAGGAGATAAAGTTAACCAAGCTGTAGGTACAGGCACAGGCATCACCGCAGTTAATACAGATAATGTAGATAGTACCTCCACATTACCTAGTGATGTATCCGCTCAAATTGAAACAGGCAGTATAGCACAAACTCAGCTAGCATCTGTTGACGCTACTAAAATCAGTATTCCCGAAGTTCAAGGATTTAAATCTGTCAAATTAACTAATGATGTAGATACTAATAATGTAGTTACTGCTAATGATGAATTAACCTGGACAATTGTTTATAAAAATACTAGTAACGTACCAATTAGTAATTTCCAAATTACAGATTTTTTAGATACTAATGTGACTAGAACTGGGGCAAATCCGATTTCTGTAAACGTGAAAATTGCTGGAGTTAGTCAAACAGCACCTACTATTAATTCTGCTTACACAGGTTCCAATCCTAATGCGAATTTAATTGATGCCTCTACTCCCTATACATTACCTGCTAATGCTGTTATTACTATCAATGTTCCTGTAAAAATTATCAGTGCTACTCCGGCAAATACAGTTTTAAGTAATCAAAGTATAGCCACTGCTAGTAACTTGCCTAGTATTGGTATCAAAACAGATAACGTTGATAGTAACCCTAGCACTACTTTACCAGCAGATGTCACTATACCCAGCGATAGTATTGATCAAACAGAAAATGGCGGAACAATTGACCCAACTACTGTAACTACAGTTGTTCCCCCTGTAAGTGGTGTTCCGAATTTACTGTTGGTGAAAAGAATTACCGCGATTAATGGTTTGAATATCACAGGGTTTGTAGACGATACAACTAGTTCTCAAGCTAGTGATGATGATAATGCTAACTGGCCTACTCCCAAGAATACCTACTTACCGGGAGCAATCAATCTCAGCAATATTAAACCAGGCGATCAGCTAGAGTATACAATTTATTATCTTTCTACTGGTACTCAAGATGCGACAAATGTCACAATTTGCGATTTAATTCCTAGTAATACTACCTTTTTGGGAACAGCATTTAATGGACTGACTGCTGATACAGGTGGTTTACCACAAGCAGATATGGGGATAGCATTTGCCAATAGCAACACTAGTTTACCTACTGTGCCAACAGTTTACATGACTAATGTTGCTGATGGCGATCGCGGTTTCTTTTATGCGCCAGGGACTACACCTCCAAGCATTTGTAAAAAACCCGTTAGTTTTACTACGATGACAGCCGCAGATAACACTAATGGTTTAGTAATGGTTAATGTAGTGACAAGTCCTACAACCTTACCCAAAGCGACTGGATCTGGGAGTCCGACTAATTCTTATGGATATATAAGGTTCAAAGTTAAGGTGAATTGA